The following are encoded together in the Synergistaceae bacterium genome:
- a CDS encoding class I fructose-bisphosphate aldolase codes for MELGKIEALLGSEAESLLTHKCETISKDMLSLPGPDFVDRVISMSDRPIPVMRAMQTLFSHGRLADTGYISILPVDQGIEHSAGASFGPNPIYFDPENIIKLAMEAGCNAVATTLGVLGATARKYAHKIPFVLKLNHNELLTYPNQFDQVLFASVEQAYNLGAVAVGATVYFGSPESTRQIQEISKAFHAAHEMGMATILWCYLRNSAFKVKRDDKVTDYHASADLTGQANHLGVTIEADIIKQKLPENNGGYMAMGKGYGKTSHEIYDKLTTDHPIDLARYQVANCYMGRAGLINSGGASGGASDLSEAVRTAVINKRAGGMGLILGRKAFQRPMSEGVQIINAVQDVYLCRDVTIA; via the coding sequence ATGGAACTCGGAAAAATCGAAGCCCTCTTAGGTTCAGAGGCGGAGTCCCTTCTTACTCACAAGTGCGAGACAATCAGCAAGGATATGCTCTCACTTCCCGGCCCGGACTTTGTTGACCGCGTAATCAGCATGTCTGACCGTCCCATACCCGTAATGCGCGCAATGCAGACGCTGTTCTCACACGGCAGGCTTGCGGACACGGGGTACATCTCGATTCTGCCGGTAGATCAGGGCATTGAGCATTCAGCGGGAGCGTCCTTCGGGCCGAACCCGATATACTTTGACCCGGAGAACATCATCAAGCTGGCGATGGAGGCAGGGTGCAACGCAGTAGCCACGACGCTGGGAGTTCTCGGCGCAACAGCAAGGAAGTACGCGCACAAGATTCCGTTCGTGCTCAAGCTCAACCACAACGAGCTTCTGACGTACCCCAACCAGTTCGACCAGGTGTTATTTGCGTCGGTCGAGCAGGCCTACAATCTCGGAGCAGTAGCAGTCGGAGCAACAGTATACTTCGGCAGCCCCGAGTCGACGCGTCAGATTCAGGAGATCTCTAAGGCATTCCACGCGGCGCACGAAATGGGAATGGCGACGATTCTGTGGTGCTACCTGAGGAACTCAGCCTTCAAGGTGAAGAGGGACGACAAGGTTACGGACTACCACGCGAGTGCGGACCTTACGGGACAGGCGAATCACTTGGGCGTAACGATTGAGGCGGACATCATCAAGCAGAAGCTCCCCGAGAACAACGGCGGGTACATGGCGATGGGCAAAGGTTACGGCAAAACATCGCACGAGATATACGACAAGCTGACGACTGACCACCCGATAGACTTGGCGCGCTATCAGGTGGCGAACTGCTACATGGGGCGTGCAGGGCTCATCAACTCCGGCGGAGCTTCCGGCGGGGCGAGCGACCTCAGCGAGGCAGTACGTACTGCGGTCATCAACAAGAGGGCCGGCGGAATGGGACTGATTCTCGGGAGGAAGGCGTTCCAGCGTCCGATGAGCGAGGGAGTGCAGATAATCAACGCTGTGCAGGATGTGTACCTGTGCAGGGACGTAACTATAGCGTAG
- a CDS encoding DUF308 domain-containing protein gives MRDFRINCFITGAIMLVLGGFAFSRPVEALVTVGFFMGLGLIASGINYFSAFYFFGLKRFILLGLLDFVAGLYMAFQPGAAALVIPFVVGLWLVSVGFSRVGMSLWLGGARVRGWWLMLLHGVVLVVLGGVMFMSPLNVSLSVMFMMIMAGTLAVMGVLTILEGCIMCRQ, from the coding sequence ATGAGAGATTTCCGCATCAACTGCTTCATCACTGGAGCAATAATGCTTGTGCTCGGAGGTTTCGCGTTCTCGCGGCCGGTTGAAGCCCTCGTTACGGTAGGGTTCTTCATGGGGCTTGGCCTGATTGCGTCGGGGATAAACTACTTCAGCGCGTTCTACTTCTTCGGCCTCAAGAGGTTTATCCTGCTCGGGCTTCTGGATTTCGTTGCTGGACTGTACATGGCCTTTCAGCCCGGAGCTGCCGCACTGGTGATACCGTTCGTTGTCGGGCTGTGGCTGGTGAGTGTAGGGTTCTCGCGCGTCGGAATGTCCCTGTGGCTCGGAGGCGCAAGAGTGCGCGGATGGTGGCTGATGCTGCTTCACGGAGTCGTGCTCGTCGTGCTGGGCGGGGTAATGTTCATGTCTCCGCTGAACGTCTCGCTGTCGGTGATGTTCATGATGATAATGGCGGGTACGCTGGCGGTTATGGGAGTATTGACGATCCTTGAAGGTTGTATAATGTGCAGGCAGTAA
- the cobT gene encoding nicotinate-nucleotide--dimethylbenzimidazole phosphoribosyltransferase has translation MNFPHITPLDTQAMNEARTLIDGKVKPPGSLGALEDIAIQLAGITGRAHNAFTRKVICLFGADNGIYEEGVCSSPQDFTRRLMHVYAERQDGGINVLARQARAELRLYDLGVKGLAPHRNIITRKFLPDGTANFLHGRAMTAELTEEVIALGVDVVRELKSEGADVIGTGEVGMGNTTTACACIMAATGSRDVSLVGRGAGLDDEGLARKRKVILEALAFHATNLTDPMNILSCVGGLDIAAITGVFLGGAIYRVPVLVDGVISIAGALLASQLEPLARMFMLASHKSPEPAFMHAAKFLNLKPSLKLGMRLGEGTGGAVMMQIIDDALAIINGMGDFVSLKGE, from the coding sequence ATGAACTTTCCACATATAACACCACTAGACACACAGGCAATGAACGAAGCACGGACTCTGATTGACGGCAAGGTCAAGCCGCCCGGCAGTCTCGGAGCTCTCGAGGATATCGCGATACAGCTCGCAGGAATAACCGGCCGAGCGCATAACGCCTTCACTCGCAAGGTCATCTGTCTGTTCGGGGCAGACAACGGCATCTACGAAGAAGGTGTGTGCTCATCACCCCAAGACTTCACGCGGAGATTAATGCACGTCTACGCAGAGAGGCAGGACGGCGGGATAAACGTTCTCGCACGTCAGGCAAGGGCTGAGCTCAGACTCTATGATTTGGGCGTGAAAGGCCTCGCGCCTCACCGCAATATCATCACCCGAAAGTTCCTTCCCGACGGTACGGCGAACTTCCTTCACGGACGCGCAATGACTGCTGAGCTCACAGAAGAGGTTATAGCGTTAGGGGTTGATGTTGTTAGGGAGCTGAAGTCGGAGGGAGCTGACGTAATAGGCACGGGAGAAGTCGGGATGGGCAACACAACCACAGCCTGTGCGTGCATTATGGCGGCTACGGGTTCTCGTGATGTTTCGCTCGTCGGAAGAGGGGCGGGGCTCGACGACGAAGGACTTGCACGGAAACGGAAGGTGATTCTCGAGGCACTTGCTTTTCACGCTACTAATCTCACTGACCCGATGAACATCCTCTCGTGCGTCGGAGGTCTGGACATTGCCGCGATAACAGGAGTCTTTCTCGGCGGAGCAATCTACCGCGTGCCTGTTCTTGTCGACGGGGTAATCTCGATAGCGGGCGCACTCTTGGCCAGCCAGCTTGAGCCTCTCGCGCGAATGTTCATGCTAGCCTCGCACAAGTCGCCGGAGCCTGCATTTATGCATGCGGCCAAGTTCCTGAACCTCAAGCCGTCGTTGAAGCTGGGAATGAGGCTCGGTGAAGGGACGGGGGGTGCAGTTATGATGCAGATAATTGACGACGCACTAGCTATAATTAACGGCATGGGAGATTTCGTCTCCCTGAAAGGAGAATGA
- a CDS encoding isochorismatase family protein: protein MTMKDILVIDCQYDFIDGTLACAHAEEAVKNIITYINAHPDARVFYSADWHGPKHCSYIPNGGTWPVHCQAGTHGAELHASFSTDIVNPAQRPNATNVYRKGEDDDLEEYSAYEAWNEAAKKTLSEVVGQDVLICGIATEFCVKETVLAFAGSWRNIEISASLLGWVDGEGHKKTLEELSELGEGLGRFSTVIFGGSFGDSLVVKCCYGALWSVFHKGEEIKPAQSIIERISKSAFGEEWGEGEPSKLLATAISAAPEREQELRDAFASLGSRPNAPLWAALLKDKGCRVVCMSKYPAVSGTIEFVKPQAPGDIEGVIPAKSIFAADDEKACEAAKEAGFYVICPPYLRDAAKMLGKMLIGVDVHD from the coding sequence ATGACCATGAAAGATATACTCGTAATCGATTGCCAGTATGACTTCATCGACGGAACATTAGCCTGTGCACACGCGGAAGAGGCCGTGAAGAACATCATCACCTACATCAACGCCCACCCTGACGCTCGGGTATTCTACTCTGCGGACTGGCACGGCCCGAAACACTGCAGCTACATTCCCAACGGCGGAACGTGGCCGGTGCACTGCCAAGCGGGAACTCACGGTGCTGAGCTTCACGCGTCGTTCAGCACGGACATCGTGAACCCTGCACAGCGTCCCAACGCCACGAACGTCTACCGCAAGGGCGAGGACGACGACCTCGAAGAATATTCTGCCTACGAAGCCTGGAACGAAGCAGCAAAGAAGACACTCAGTGAAGTCGTCGGGCAGGACGTGCTGATCTGCGGAATAGCTACGGAGTTCTGCGTCAAGGAGACCGTGTTAGCGTTTGCAGGCTCTTGGAGGAACATTGAGATATCTGCGTCGCTCTTGGGCTGGGTTGACGGCGAAGGCCACAAGAAAACTCTCGAGGAACTCTCCGAACTCGGGGAAGGACTCGGCAGGTTCAGCACCGTAATCTTCGGAGGGAGCTTCGGGGATTCGCTTGTAGTAAAGTGCTGCTACGGAGCACTATGGAGTGTGTTTCACAAAGGAGAGGAGATCAAGCCTGCACAGAGCATCATTGAAAGAATATCCAAGTCAGCATTCGGGGAAGAATGGGGAGAAGGCGAGCCCTCAAAACTCCTTGCCACCGCAATATCTGCCGCACCAGAACGTGAACAGGAACTGCGTGATGCTTTCGCTTCTCTCGGCTCGAGGCCAAACGCTCCGTTGTGGGCTGCCTTGCTCAAGGACAAGGGCTGCAGAGTCGTGTGCATGTCGAAATACCCTGCCGTGTCTGGAACAATTGAGTTCGTCAAGCCGCAAGCTCCGGGAGACATTGAAGGAGTCATTCCGGCCAAGAGCATATTTGCCGCAGACGACGAGAAGGCTTGCGAGGCCGCAAAGGAAGCCGGATTTTACGTTATATGCCCGCCATACCTCAGGGATGCCGCAAAAATGCTGGGCAAGATGTTAATCGGGGTTGACGTTCATGATTAG
- a CDS encoding RnfABCDGE type electron transport complex subunit D, producing the protein MDTKLTVSTSPHIHSEFTTRNIMGMVIYALVPAGIMGVYFLGLRSLGVIAACIIASVLGEWAWQKFVMHTKSTICDLSAVVTGLLLAYNLPPTIPIWMAVVGSLFAIIIVKQFYGGIGCNIVNPALAARAMMLISWPTAMTTWTLNGISGATPLAAMKAGTTAGMPSLFDMLTGNMAGCIGETSSLLLILGGAYLVWERVISARIPLTYILTTAILSALFNHGGGMFPIHEMLTGGLLIGAIFMATDYTTSPMSEKGQYIYAAGCALLTALIRTWGGYPEGVSFSILIMNIAVPLIDRYTSPRVFGAPKNGYFQRTGGK; encoded by the coding sequence ATGGACACGAAATTAACCGTATCAACTTCCCCGCACATACATTCGGAGTTCACCACCCGCAATATCATGGGCATGGTGATTTATGCTCTTGTGCCTGCGGGAATCATGGGAGTGTATTTTCTCGGCCTCCGTTCGCTCGGAGTTATAGCTGCCTGCATCATTGCTTCTGTCTTGGGCGAATGGGCGTGGCAGAAGTTCGTCATGCACACAAAGTCCACAATCTGCGACCTCTCGGCTGTAGTTACGGGGCTTCTTCTCGCGTATAACCTTCCTCCGACGATTCCGATTTGGATGGCTGTAGTCGGGAGCTTGTTCGCGATAATCATCGTCAAGCAGTTCTACGGCGGAATAGGCTGCAACATCGTCAACCCCGCGTTAGCCGCACGTGCAATGATGCTCATCTCTTGGCCGACGGCAATGACCACCTGGACGCTCAACGGAATTTCCGGCGCGACACCTCTTGCGGCGATGAAGGCCGGAACGACAGCAGGGATGCCCTCACTGTTCGACATGCTGACCGGCAACATGGCAGGATGCATCGGCGAGACTTCATCACTGCTCCTGATTCTGGGCGGGGCTTACCTCGTCTGGGAAAGAGTAATCTCCGCGCGCATACCCTTAACGTACATTCTGACGACGGCGATTCTGTCTGCACTGTTCAATCACGGAGGCGGGATGTTCCCGATTCACGAGATGCTTACGGGCGGACTGTTAATCGGAGCAATATTCATGGCTACGGACTACACGACATCACCCATGAGCGAGAAGGGACAGTACATTTACGCGGCAGGGTGCGCGCTTCTCACTGCGTTAATCCGTACGTGGGGCGGCTATCCTGAAGGCGTGTCGTTCTCAATCCTTATCATGAACATCGCAGTTCCGTTAATCGACAGGTACACTTCACCGAGAGTATTCGGCGCGCCGAAGAACGGATACTTTCAGAGGACAGGAGGGAAATAG
- a CDS encoding HAD family phosphatase gives MISTIIFDIGGVLIDFDWDGFIHRMFPGREELIDELDEAVWGSRRWDRLDAGDEPEEVFANIIAHAPHHEAELRKVFENVGDTLKKRPATPGWLKDLKAHGYRLLYLSNYSRYVMAKNPDVLDFLPLLEGGVFSCDVRLIKPDRKIYQCIADKFSLNPPECVFIDDIERNVKAAREFGFKAIQFGTLQQVQRELDSLLKEE, from the coding sequence ATGATTAGCACGATAATCTTCGATATCGGCGGAGTACTGATAGATTTTGACTGGGACGGGTTCATTCACAGGATGTTTCCCGGCCGTGAAGAACTGATCGACGAGCTTGATGAGGCAGTCTGGGGAAGCAGACGCTGGGACAGGCTCGATGCGGGCGACGAACCTGAAGAAGTCTTCGCGAACATTATTGCCCACGCACCGCACCACGAGGCCGAACTCCGCAAAGTCTTCGAGAACGTCGGCGACACGCTCAAGAAGAGGCCTGCGACTCCGGGCTGGCTGAAGGACTTGAAGGCGCACGGTTACCGTCTGCTGTACCTGTCGAACTACTCACGCTACGTGATGGCCAAGAACCCGGACGTTCTGGACTTCCTGCCGCTTCTGGAAGGAGGAGTCTTCTCGTGCGACGTTCGGCTGATAAAACCCGACCGCAAAATCTACCAGTGCATAGCCGACAAGTTCAGCCTCAACCCGCCGGAATGCGTGTTCATCGACGACATAGAACGCAACGTGAAGGCGGCAAGGGAGTTCGGGTTTAAGGCGATACAGTTCGGGACATTGCAGCAAGTACAGCGTGAACTTGATTCACTGTTGAAGGAGGAATAG
- the rsxC gene encoding electron transport complex subunit RsxC, translating into MNLPTFLGGVHPPEGKSLTESKPVEILKPTDVMEFVYPMGLHIGAPCQPLVKKGDAVLAGQKIGDTDAFVSAPKYSAVSGTVKAVEPRMVYTGAMEMCVVVESDGQYTPAPSLHEALGHKPTPADYVKLIREAGIVGSGGACFPTHVKLSPPKDKPIKHIIINSAECEPFLNCDNRLMIEEPDEVLKGLEFVLEIFPEAEGVIGIENNKPEAIATMTAHNKNPRIKVMPLQVKYPQGAEKMLIWSVTGKEVPLVPALPADVGCIVLNTRTAWQIWAAIEKGLPVHERIITVTGDAIAEPKNLLVPLGLSMRDLIHECGGFVEEPVKVISGGPMMGIAMRSIDVPVVKGTSGILALTKKSAYFAEESACIRCGKCVEACPMHLEPTSLDHAVRRRDYAEFEALGGMNCIECGSCAYTCPASRHLVQSYKDGKATVTANRRKAAAAAKANVTEKPAKPAEAK; encoded by the coding sequence ATGAACCTGCCGACGTTTTTAGGCGGTGTGCATCCGCCTGAAGGCAAATCTCTCACCGAGAGCAAGCCCGTCGAAATCCTCAAGCCGACGGATGTGATGGAGTTCGTCTATCCTATGGGACTGCACATCGGTGCGCCGTGCCAGCCGCTCGTGAAAAAGGGTGATGCTGTTCTTGCGGGACAGAAAATCGGCGACACTGATGCGTTCGTCTCAGCCCCGAAGTATTCCGCAGTGTCCGGGACAGTCAAAGCCGTAGAGCCCCGCATGGTCTACACCGGCGCAATGGAAATGTGCGTGGTTGTCGAGAGCGACGGGCAATATACCCCAGCTCCTTCACTGCACGAAGCACTTGGCCACAAGCCGACACCTGCCGACTACGTGAAACTAATCCGCGAGGCCGGCATTGTCGGGAGCGGTGGAGCTTGTTTCCCGACGCACGTAAAGCTGTCTCCTCCGAAGGACAAGCCCATCAAGCACATCATCATCAATTCTGCAGAGTGCGAACCGTTCCTGAACTGCGACAACAGGCTGATGATCGAGGAGCCTGACGAGGTGCTTAAAGGCTTGGAGTTCGTGCTGGAGATTTTCCCTGAGGCTGAAGGCGTAATCGGCATCGAGAACAACAAACCCGAAGCCATCGCAACTATGACCGCGCACAACAAGAACCCGCGCATTAAGGTAATGCCCCTGCAGGTCAAGTACCCTCAAGGCGCAGAGAAGATGCTCATCTGGTCAGTAACCGGCAAGGAAGTTCCGTTAGTTCCCGCCCTTCCCGCAGATGTGGGGTGCATTGTCCTGAACACGCGCACTGCTTGGCAGATCTGGGCGGCAATCGAGAAGGGGCTTCCTGTTCACGAACGGATAATCACTGTAACAGGAGACGCAATCGCTGAACCCAAGAACCTCCTCGTTCCGCTGGGCCTGAGCATGAGAGACCTTATCCACGAGTGCGGAGGTTTTGTCGAAGAACCCGTGAAGGTAATCTCCGGCGGGCCGATGATGGGAATTGCTATGCGTTCAATTGATGTCCCCGTCGTCAAGGGCACGTCAGGAATCTTAGCCCTCACGAAGAAGTCAGCCTACTTTGCCGAAGAGAGCGCGTGCATAAGGTGCGGAAAGTGCGTTGAAGCCTGCCCGATGCACCTCGAGCCCACGAGCCTTGACCACGCTGTGAGGCGCAGGGACTACGCGGAGTTCGAGGCACTCGGCGGAATGAACTGCATAGAGTGCGGAAGCTGTGCGTACACCTGCCCGGCATCACGGCATCTCGTTCAGAGCTACAAGGACGGCAAAGCTACCGTAACCGCAAACAGGCGCAAGGCAGCTGCGGCGGCAAAAGCAAACGTAACGGAAAAACCGGCTAAGCCGGCGGAGGCGAAATAA